Genomic window (Rossellomorea aquimaris):
GCATTGATAAATATAGTATGGACGTACGCGAATCTTTACAAGATCGTGCATAAGCTTTTTCATAATAGGTACACTGTCGTTTATACCGGCGAGAATAACCGCTTGATTCCCTACAGGAACCCCTGCATTAACCAGCATCTCACACGCTTTCTTCGACTCTTCCGTAATTTCGATCGATGTATTAAAGTGGGTATTCAACCACACCGGATGATATTTCTTCAAGATATTACACAGGTTCTCGGTAATCCGCTGTGGAAACACGACAGGCGCCCTCGTTCCAATCCGAATGATCTCGACATGTGGAATCTCCCTTAAATTCTTTAAGATGTATTCAAGAATCTGGTCATTAATCAGTAGACCATCCCCACCCGAAAGCAGTACGTCCCTTACACTGGGAGTATCACGGATATATTCAATGGCCGCATCAAGTTGCTTCTTTGGTACCCCCATTCCAATTTGTCCCGAAAACCTCCTTCTCGTACAATAACGGCAGTACATGGAGCATTGATTGGTAACGAGAAATAACACTCTGTCAGGATATCTGTGTGTCAATCCAGGAACAGGGGAATCTTCATCTTCATGTAAAGGATCCTCCAGGTCATACTTCGTTTTATGAATTTCCTGACCGATCGGAACGGACTGCATCCGGATAGGACAGCGCGCGTCATCCTCATTCATTAACCATGCATAATAAGGAGTAATATTAAGCGGGATCGTTTTAGTCGAAATCTTTACACCTTCCTCTTCATCCGGTGTCAGGTTTACCACTTTCTTTAAGTCATCAAGGGTCCTGATGGTGTTTGTCAGCTGCCATAACCAATTATTCCATTGCTCATCCGTTACGTCTTTCCAAAGCTCAATATCCTTCCAATCCCTTTTCGGTTTATAGAGATTCATTTTCATCTACTCCACCAACTTTCCAAAAGTATCTTTCCACCAGGAACTGAACTATACATTAGCCTATGAAATAAGACCCCAATCGGTTTTCATCATTTTACAATACACTCAAATCTTTTTCCCAAATGTTCATATCTTCCATTTTGTCGAAGATGATGCAATTATTCGCCAGTCTTCCACCATATCGATATCCGAGCTGATGGAAGACCGCATTCATACCAAATGAAAGTGCCCTCGCAATCGTATAGGCACAGAAAATGTCGCGGTTAAGAAGTTCCTCCTCCAATTTTTGGATCAGATGCTTCATATACCCGCCCTTGCGAAAGGCAGAGCGTGTAGCACAATCCGTCAATTCGGCGTTCTTACAGGTTGTAGACACATCGGCTGAAGCAGCACTGATGATTCTTCCTTCCTCCTCGATATAAACAAAGATTGTCCCACTTTTCATTGACTCTTTCACATAATCGGGATTGTGCAATGGTACAGGATATAGTTTAAATACTTCTTGATAAAGGTCGGCCAACTGACCTGCATGCTCTTCCGTAGCGACGGAAATCGGTTTAAAACCTTCACTTTCGTGCCTTCCGAGCTCCTGGACGGATTGAAGAATGGCATCCTCATCCCTCCAGTACGAGCTATTTCTTCTTTCATCTGTTAAAAACTTACTCATAAAAAAAGCTTTGTCCCCATTAAAGTAAGCGTTTACTCCCCCCTCCAAGATGAAACCTTTTTCGAAAAAAAAGAGAGATTGATCCCGTCTTGCTTTCACAATTACCTTTTCATAAAGATT
Coding sequences:
- the ablA gene encoding lysine 2,3-aminomutase, which produces MKMNLYKPKRDWKDIELWKDVTDEQWNNWLWQLTNTIRTLDDLKKVVNLTPDEEEGVKISTKTIPLNITPYYAWLMNEDDARCPIRMQSVPIGQEIHKTKYDLEDPLHEDEDSPVPGLTHRYPDRVLFLVTNQCSMYCRYCTRRRFSGQIGMGVPKKQLDAAIEYIRDTPSVRDVLLSGGDGLLINDQILEYILKNLREIPHVEIIRIGTRAPVVFPQRITENLCNILKKYHPVWLNTHFNTSIEITEESKKACEMLVNAGVPVGNQAVILAGINDSVPIMKKLMHDLVKIRVRPYYIYQCDLSEGIGHFRAPVSKGLEIIEGLRGHTSGYAVPTFVLDAPGGGGKISLQPNYLISQSASKVVVRNFEGVISTYPEPEEYVAGRADDYFKEVYHDEEIKEPTIGIAGLMNQTHSSLTPGGLKRLERRKEYQENPDHNSLKDFRGKRDQLKEKKHKAMLSKMEQDKNDDKEKTING
- the ablB gene encoding putative beta-lysine N-acetyltransferase, with product MQTYEYIKKPKIEAAIYKDGYNRRLRVDEFRGNPVLLWEYVKKETQANLYEKVIVKARRDQSLFFFEKGFILEGGVNAYFNGDKAFFMSKFLTDERRNSSYWRDEDAILQSVQELGRHESEGFKPISVATEEHAGQLADLYQEVFKLYPVPLHNPDYVKESMKSGTIFVYIEEEGRIISAASADVSTTCKNAELTDCATRSAFRKGGYMKHLIQKLEEELLNRDIFCAYTIARALSFGMNAVFHQLGYRYGGRLANNCIIFDKMEDMNIWEKDLSVL